agttgaaacggggacatcccaagtggagtcttgtatgctgttctataagcccaaacaacttcatcgagctttaaagaccaatccttccttgacggacaaacaactttctctagaatacgcttaatctctctattatacacttccgcttgaccattcatttgcggatgataggcagtagcaacacgatgattcatattgtagcgctgcatcatagaagtgaacttacggttgcagaaatgcgacccctcatcacttatgattactcgtggcattccaaaccttgtgaaaatctgcttatgaagaaaattcaacactacctttgcatcattcgtccgtagagccttgacttctacccattttgagacataatcgactgccagcaagatgtactgattattacaggatgaaacgaatggtcccatgaaatcgattccccaaacatcaaagacctcgacttcaagcatcacatttaacggcatctcatccttcctcgtaagattccccactttttggcaacgatcacaccttaaaacgaactgatgtgcatccttaaataaagtaggccagaaaaacctacttacagaatacgagctgctgtcttttcaccaccataatgtccaccataaactgtggaatggcagtctcgtaatatcccctccgtctcacagaatgggatacatctcctgatgatctggtcagctccttgtctaaacaaatacagttcatcccacatgtaccacttcacctcatgcagaaacttgTTCTTTTGAgatgtattcatattaggaggcattatattgctgacaagatagttcacaatatctgcgaaccataACTCTTCCacctgaactgcgaacaactgctcatccgaaaaagattcgttgatcaatgtcttatcatgtgaagtggaatcgggattctccaatctagagagatggtcagctacttgattctcagtaccttttcgatccttgatctctaactcaaattcctgtagtaagagcacccaacgaataagtctaggctttgaatccttcttggaaaccaaatagcgaatggccgcatgatcagtgaatactgtcacctttgtcccaagcagataagatcgaaatttttcaaaaccaaagactatagccaagagctccttctcagtagtggtgtagttcatttgagctccatttagagtcttactagcataatagaccacatgaaaaatattattcttgcgctgcccaagaactgctcccaccgcataatcactcgcatcacacatcatctcaaaaggctctgtccaatcaggtgccgtaataactggtgcagttatcaaactcttcttgagagtctcgaatgccgccaaacattcatcatcaaatttgaaaagcacatccttctcgagcaaattgcacaacggcttagatatcttcgagaagtccttaatgaaacaccaataaaaacccgcatgaccaagaaaactacggattcctttcacagaaataagtggtggaagattttcaatgactcccaccttgactttgtccacctcaagacccttgctagagaccttatgcccaagaataatgcctttacgcaccataaagtgacattttttccaattgagcaccaaattattttccacacaccttttgagcaccgcacgaagattattcaaacattcatcatatgaatgtccaaagacggagaagtcgtccataaacacttcgacattatttccaattatatcagagaatatagccatcatacatctctgaaaagtggcaggtgcgtcacataagccaaacgaaactctgcgaaaagcgaatgtgccaaatggacaagtgaaggtagtcttttcttgatcctctggtgcaatgcaaatctgattataccccgaatagccatccagaagacaataatactcatgaccggccaacctgtcaagcatctgatcaataaatagaagaggaaagtgatccttcctcgtggccttgttcaactttctgcaattcatgcataccctccatcctgtgactgttcgagtggggatgagctctttcttctcatttgctaccacagtaatacctcctttcttaggtacacattgcacggggatcacccaagaactgtcagaaataggatatatgattcctgcatacagccacttcagaatttctttcttcaccacttctttcatgataggattaagtcgtcgctgtttctcaacagttggcttactaccttcctctagcagaattttatgcatacagtacgaagggctgatctcTTTGaaatctgctatagtccatccaatagccgatttgaattctctcaaaatcctcaagagcttgtactactcactacctgaaaggtcagatgcaataataacaggtaaagtagatgcatcacctaaaaaggcatacctcaagtgttcaggcaatggtttaaactccaaagtaggtgcttcctcaatatatggtttgagctttccttcagcatttttgagatcagaagtacctagagattcaaatggcatgtctagctttcgccttcAAGGAGAatcatttagatattgtagttgctcattgccatcctcttcatcactgtcaaactcccccactaagTTTCTATAATGCttcagacattagcatatgatcaagttctgaagttatcacagaatcaatcaaatccacctttaagcactcctcatcttctgtagggaatttcatcgctttgaatacattgaatgtcacatcctgatcctgcaccctcatagtaagttcacctttctgcacatctatcaaggtacggcctgtagccaagaaaggtcttcctaagattatggggatcttcttatcttcctcgaaatccaaaatgacaaagtccACAGGGAAGAAGAGctaatccacctttactaacacatTCTCAACTATgcctcatggatatgtaataggacgatcagccaattgtagagacatgtaggtgggctttggatcaggcaaattcaactttttgaagatagacaaccgcatcagattgatgcttgctctcAAATCGCACAGGAATTTATCAAAAGATAACTTGCCAATGGTACAAGGAATGGtaaagctacctggatctttaagctttggaggtaatttctATTGCAGCACAGCACTACACTCTTCCCTTAGAgtaacggtctcaaggtcatccagtttcaccttccttgaaagaatactcttcataaatttcgcataacaAGGCATTTGCttcagagcctcagcgaaaggtatgttgatgtaaagtttcttgaacacctccagaaacttactgaACTGTTTATCCAGTTTTTGTtattgcaatctcttagggaaaggtggtggaggatagagctatttctcccctgtattaccctcaggcagagtgtgttcaacagtagtcttccttggttccgccactttctcctttttcttctcttcttcatcaacaacttcagcttctccgtcttttgctttttcagcacagcaacttttccagaccttaaggtaatagacttgacttgctctttagcttccttcctgtcTGGCACTTCAGTATTACTGggaagtgtaccaggttgacgatttagcactacattggctatttgaccgatttgattttccaaggtcttgatagaaacaacctgacttttgcacaaaaacttgagttcctcgaaattagcactagaaggtggagcaacacctccttattgaggatatgattgcctttgagcatactgctgtggttgctggaatccaggtggattaaactgtttacttacgccttgctgatatggttgctgaatagcattctgagtattgctccagctgaaattgggatgatttctgttgttgggatgataagtagctggcacaggctgctgcggtcacTGATAATAGTTTACACACTGAACatattcattaacaagagaacactgatccgtagcatgagaacctgcacaaagctcacagaccatagctatctgattgactccataggtgactaaagaatcgaccttcatagacagcgcttggagctgcgctgcaatagctgtagctgtatcaacttccagaatacctgctaccttcccaggcatcatcctttgagttgggttttgatgctcatttgcagccatagtttcaataagattataagcctcagtatagcttttggcccagaaagcgcctccagctgctacatcgagcatgggccgagattgggcccccaaaccattatagaaaccagtgatcaccatccagtcaggcataccatggtgttgacactttctcaacatctctttgtagcactcccaagcttcgcacatagattctgtaggctgctgcgcaaactgagtaagagcactcctcatagctgcagtctttgccattggatagaactttaccagaaacttttgtgcaagatctttccaagtagtgatggacccagctggttcagaatgtaaccagtccttagctttatccctcagagagaatggaataagcctcagcttgatagcctcatcagtcacaccattatatttgaaagtactacagatctcgacaaaattcctgatgtgcattttggggtcttcagttgtagcacctccgaaagaaacagaattctgcaccatctgaatagtgtccggcttgatttcaaaagtgttagcctgaatagccggatgaagaatgcttgactgaatgtcatcaattttaggccgagaaaagtccataagagctggatctacCGGAACTATaagatcacccatgattactggttctttctgctcactctctttatctgaatcttcaaaatctatcttctccggaatatcaagaattgagtctgtctcctcagccgtatctaaagtcctcttgtgagtacgagaacgtgtttgcataaacgctcgctaaagtacctgaaacacgaccgGAAACGATAAGTAACatgtcttaatcaatgagtcctaatgaccactgatggtaaatGCATAAACTAAATAAATACGCCGAATCCCCGGCTGCGGCGCCAAAAAATTGTTAGGGcagaaaacacgcactaataatacacgcaagtattcgcgttcgtaagtaatatataatactttctagttcattcccacaaagactcggactaattatgctcaattaacactcactcaccaatgtatgattacttctcaatgttaagacaataacatatagaattgattaactaattattaactagaattaactacaagaattaaacacttaatagacacttgaattaacaatattaaacacacatgagatcataacttcattactacttccttcaatagctattattattacccttagcatgtaacggtgacgatattaatcgaacaacactaaactgataaaagccaactttcgttgtaccaataccattctaccaaggattcacaattaagatagaagttgaatagtcatcaattatgttgagaccctatatgtctacagaatttgacaacataatgatttaagcacaagttattccttatgattacacagggcaagtaaaatggttagagttacccactaatcatgcatacacatatatGAACCTGtgttagcatggcaagttctaaatcccaAGATctaccgtcgcttcacaagagattaacaccctatcttatatgttcacgacgcacataagacgattaagcacaaccaatactagatatcatacaatcatcacacactaaggtattaaacaactaactaaagaattccatagcaaatccaTTACGaacccatgatcacgattagcccatgattgaactcatcttcaccatgggttcatatgaaaacatgataataacacacgagaataattaataaaactacttatattaaaccagagtaagtcacaagagtaaataggttcaaagcaaagaaaactagcatccactgttacaatgaataaaagaatcacaagaaactatgcttcctcttcgttgcgatgtgctaaaacggtcttcttccttatctccttgctcctcgattaataccacgattcaacacacgtgaaacgtctctgaaaactacttatatagaagccccacaaaacccagccatctaagaagtcagaagtccagtagaacaagaactctaaaaatcagaattaaaaattacatccctgagcggccgcccagcaatcctgagcgggcgcccagctttcTGAGTGGCTGCCTggccaggctgagcgggcgcccaacacCTTTCTGGAAAAATTGCTATTCTGCTCCCGTTCTTTGCTACATTATGCTCCTATCTTCCCccttgcaatgccaaacacatactaaggcttattcttgatgaattctccccacaaatgcaagtaataccctgaaatgcacaaacactagaaaaacgcatcaaatacacaaaatacttgattctaagacatcaattcaagccattataagacattctaagtggtataaaatgccacttatcagcgTCGGCAAATAATAACCGAAACGTAGAATCTTTAATGAGAAGTTTCTTCCATTGGTGTGATTTCCACACTCCCCTTCATGTGCATCCTTAAGACCATGCCAGCCTTGTTCTTTCTCAAGCATCTTTGAAGAATCCCCGTAGAAGATTTCTTGAATAGCTCATCATATGTGACTGTAAACCTTGAACCCTTCATCTGAAGGATCTTAGCTTCATTGTTGCTGTTGGGTTTAACTCCAAGTTGCAAGTAATCTTTGTATGCTTGAATCCAGTTATCCATGTCCTCATTGGTATTGTCATCATGTTGATTAAGAGCTAACACTTCTATGTCATGAACCAATCTTTCAACAGTTGGCTTCGTGATATAAATAACTGGAATGTTGTTTAAGTTGAGACCTTTAGAAACAACCCCAAACCAGCTAGTGCATCAGCTTGTACATTATTTTCTCTTGGAACTTGTTGTATGTTGaaagttttaaaataattcatCAATTTTTTGGTAATGTCCAAGTATGTGATCATCTTGGGATCCTTAGCTTCATAGGAACCATTGAcatgattaacaattaataatgAATCGCCGTTTGCATCAATGTTTCTGACCTTCATGTCCTTAGCAGTCGTGAGCCCCATAATCAGTGCTTCGTACTCGGCTTCATTATTGGTGGCTTTAAAGTCACAACATATTGAATGTGCTATCATATCCCCCTGTGGCGATTTAAGTACAAGCCCCAATCCCGTTCCATTCAAATTTGAGGCTCCATCTGTATACAGTGTCCATGGCTTGGTGTCCATCCTTGAAATGACTCGTTGAAACTCCTCCTCAGCTGTCGTCATTTGGCTTGGACTGAAATTAACCACAAAGTCAGCTAGAGCTTGTGATTTTATGGCCGTCCCGGTATCATATGTGATGTCATAAGTGCTTAAACGTATGACCCATTTTGCCATCCGTCCCGTCAAGTTAGGTTTGCTCAAAACATTTCTTAAGGGAAAATTCGTCATGACATGTATTTTGTGTGAATCAAAATAAAGACTTAATTTTGTTGAAGTCATGGCCAATGCAAGTACTAATTTTTCAAGAGATGTGTACCTTGTTTCCGCATCTACTAAGCTTTTGCTGACATAATAAACAGGCGACTGGGCACCTTTGCTTTCTTTGACGAGCACTTATTGCATGATCTGTAACAGACAAGTAGACGTAAAGGTCTTCACCTTGAAGAGGCTTAGATAAAAGTGGAGGCGTGGTGAGATAAATCTTCAAGTCATGTAGTTCATCTTCATATTTTTCAGACCATATAAACCCCTTATTCTTTCTTAAGACGTCATATAAGAGCTTGCATCTGTCCAACGACCGTGAAATAAACCTGTTTAAAGCCGCAACTCTTCCCGTTAATTTCTGTACATCTTTAACATTCGATGGGATTTTCAATTCAAAAATTGTCTTAATTTGTTCCGAACTAGCCTCAATGCCCCTCATGGTCACCATGTGTCCGAGAAACTTTCCTGACAACGCAGCAAAGTTGCATTTAGACGGGTTGAACTTTATGTTAGATGATCCCAATATGTTGAACACCTCCCATAGGTCGCGGACATGATTTTTAGCGTTTACATACTTGAACACAATGTCATATATGTGAAGTTCTATTGTTTTACCTATCTGGTCCTTGAACATCTTATTGACAAGCCTTTGAAATGTTGCCCCGGTTTGTGTTGTCCAAAAGGCATAGCCAAGTAACAATATATTCCCCTGTCCGTAATAAATAGCGTCTTCTCACAATTAGAAGACTCCATTTAAATTTGATTAAAACCACAAGAAGCGTCCAAAAATGTAAGCAATTCATGTCCAGCCGTTGAGTCCACCGTGGTGTCGATGTGGGGTAGTAGATAGGGGTCTTTGGGGCAAACTTTGTTCAAGTCCGTGTAGTCTACATAAAATCTCCATTTTCCATTCTTGTTCTGCACTATGACAACATTTTCTAACCACACGGGATAGTCAACCTCCTTTATTATCCCAGCCTTCATAAGCTTATCTACTTTATCATTAATTATCTTATTTCTCTCCATCATGAATTTCCTTCTTTTCTGTTGAACATGGGTGTAGCTAGGATTGACATTTAGCTTATGCGTGATGACATTTGGATCTATTCCTATTATGTCTTCATGTTCCCACGCGAATGCATCCAATCTCGTAGTCAAGAAATTCAGCAAATTTATCTCAATTATTGGTGACAGATCTTCTCCTGTTAGCAATTTCTTGTCTCCCATCTTTAGATCAACCTCAGCTAATTTCTCAGTTCCTGTGACTGTGGCCACAGATGTTTTATTCCCATGATATTGGAAAGTTGGTTTCAAACATGTCTTGTAACATTTACGTGTCATATCTTGATCCCCCCGTATCTCTTGAGCTCCCCATGGTATGGGGAATTCGAGAACATGATGGTATGTCGATGGTACAACTTTAAAATTGTGAATCCAAGGCCTTCCTATGATTATATTGTATGTTGAATCGACGTCTATTATGCAAAATTTCTCCAAGAGATTGACTCCTTGTGCATACGTAGGCAACGTGATCTCTCCCGATGTATGCTTGTTTCTCTACTAAATCCCACCAATGTTGTCGATTTCTTGTTCATGTCACTTTCCGTCAAACCCATTTGTTTCAACGTGCTCAACATCATGATGTTAGAAGCACTTCCGTTATCAACTAATATCCTTTTGATCAGGCAATTTCCCATAGGGTGTGAGATGACAAGTCCATCCTGCCATGGTTCTCGAATACTTCTCTTATCCGATTCGTCAAACATCAAAGATGGTAGAGTACTACTACTAACTCCTACTTGAGTAACTCGTATGTATGTCTCTTTAGCCAGCCTTTTAGCTTGTGAGTATATAGACCCACACATTTCAGAACCACCTGGAATGAAGTTAATTACTTTGTGATGTGGTGGTGGTGGTTGTCTTACTGGTGTCACGTTGTCTCCATTGGGTGACTTGTCTCTCTTGACGTTAGACGCTTTCTTGGATGTCATAAAATCAGTTAAATATCCCTTCTTGGTCAAGAATTGTAGCTCCTTTCATAAAGCCACACATTCATAAGTTTTATGTCTTTAATCTCCATGGTAGTCATACCATAATTTGGAATCTGGATTCGCCTTAGGCTTGTTGCTCTTTGTTGGCCATTTGACTATATCTCCCAACTTGGTGAACTCCTTCATCATGGATGACGGTGTTATCGTGAAACCGTAGTTGTCGTACGTTGGTGACAGATTAGGGTCCTTTTTGTTAGTGTTTTTGCCCTAGAGATAACATtattatgttttgtttatgacatttggattattaatatttatgttctatcaattattcttttaaataatttattaagtcttaatttacttcgatataaatattaaattaataaagtccttggaatatgatatgaattctatatctctaagtatgtgacttagaaatgagataatgtgaatagtatcgatattcccaaatatccctagtcgagtattattattaagggacaataataatgcattaagactagtgtgtttgttgactgatgatcacatctcattgatcatacgtatagtgatactaaagtaaaaaacataGGCATATGCAAATATACATGGTGAtggatagacccaatgtgagattctacatgtctgttgtgtcataagtaattctcacagtgataatgatgtagttgtccttcgacttgaaatcattatatttctatacgctgattaatatactttgattacatcaaaaagtttcctttgaccgggtaatgataaaagtggacttcGGGTATATTAAGAATCGTGTGAGAAATATAAATGATCTgtaaaggatttaaccctcctaattattagagagatattattggcctcttgtgtgagctagactatgaaatgcgtggcatcgcgctcaaatgttgatttaaaATGATattctactcattgatcaaggaaacctggattaaaccaTGAAGAGAATGACACATAATATgtctcgagtttaatctataatatttggttaaagggattatattactttatacattattcacgaaagatttaatcgatcactgatttaattattatgaCTAGAGTAgatgatgtattactagatgccacttattgtttataatttaaatatgatatatttaaattattgccaacgtaataataacctatag
The sequence above is drawn from the Apium graveolens cultivar Ventura chromosome 2, ASM990537v1, whole genome shotgun sequence genome and encodes:
- the LOC141693796 gene encoding uncharacterized protein LOC141693796, translating into MAKWVIRLSTYDITYDTGTAIKSQALADFVVNFSPSQMTTAEEEFQRVISRMDTKPWTLYTDGASNLNGTGLGLVLKSPQGDMIAHSICCDFKATNNEAEYEALIMGLTTAKDMKVRNIDANGDSLLIVNHVNGSYEAKDPKMITYLDITKKLMNYFKTFNIQQVPRENNVQADALAGLGLFLKPTVERLVHDIEVLALNQHDDNTNEDMDNWIQAYKDYLQLGVKPNSNNEAKILQMKGSRFTVTYDELFKKSSTGILQRCLRKNKAGMVLRMHMKGSVEITPMEETSH
- the LOC141693804 gene encoding uncharacterized protein LOC141693804, with product MTSKKASNVKRDKSPNGDNVTPVRQPPPPHHKVINFIPGGSEMCGSIYSQAKRLAKETYIRVTQVGVSSSTLPSLMFDESDKRSIREPWQDGLVISHPMGNCLIKRILVDNGSASNIMMLSTLKQMGLTESDMNKKSTTLVGFSRETSIHRERSRCLRRPWIHNFKVVPSTYHHVLEFPIPWGAQEIRGDQDMTRKCYKTCLKPTFQYHGNKTSVATVTGTEKLAEVDLKMGDKKLLTGEDLSPIIEINLLNFLTTRLDAFAWEHEDIIGIDPNVITHKLNVNPSYTHVQQKRRKFMMERNKIINDKVDKLMKAGIIKEVDYPVWLENVVIVQNKNGKWRFYVDYTDLNKGNILLLGYAFWTTQTGATFQRLVNKMFKDQIGKTIELHIYDIVFKYVNAKNHVRDLWEVFNILGSSNIKFNPSKCNFAALSGKFLGHMVTMRGIEASSEQIKTIFELKIPSNVKDVQKLTGRVAALNRFISRSLDRCKLLYDVLRKNKGFIWSEKYEDELHDLKIYLTTPPLLSKPLQGEDLYVYLSVTDHAISARQRKQRCPVACLLCQQKLSRCGNKVHIS